Genomic segment of Pseudothermotoga hypogea DSM 11164 = NBRC 106472:
AACGAAATCTTGACGGAGCTGACCAACGGAAGCGAGCTTGAAGTATACGAGATCTTGAAGAAGTCCAGCAGCAAGTATGAGCTGATTGTTCGTTTTCTTGCGATACTGGAACTGATACACTTCAGAAAAGTTGAACTGGTAAGTCGAGACGGCACTCTTCTGGTGAGGGGGTACGAGGCATTTGAACCTCAGGGCAATGGTTGAGGCACTGATCTTTGCGAGCCGTGGGATGACTCTGAAAAGGCTTTCGCACTTGTTGAAGGTCAAGGAGGAGGAACTCTCGCAAGTCATCGACCAGATCGAGAAAGATTATCTCGGGGAGGAACACGGTGTCGAGCTCCGAAAGCTGGGTGACGTGTACAAGTTCTACACCAAACCCGAGTACGCACAGTTCGTCGTAAACGCCACGAGCCTACGCACTGTGAAGCTCACTTCCAACCAGTTGGAGATTGTGGCTGCGATAGTTTTGAACGGACCTTTGACGATCGCCGCGATCAACGAGATCAGGGGGAAAGAGTCTTCTCATTTGGTCAGATCTTTACACAAAGCGGGAGTCCTCACGAGAAGGAGAAAAGCAGGAAAATACCTCTACGATCTGAGCAGATCTTTCAGAGACATGATCGCAATAGAAAACGTGCTCGGCCACGAGGCCGAGCACACAATCACACCTTCGTCTTGACTTTCATTGGTTTTTCGAACCTGCACACACCTTTCGGACAGGCCGTGGTACCGATGTGGGCAAGAAAGTCTTCTCTGAAGTTATCCAGTATTGAGAGCAAAGGAACGTTTATACTCTGACCAAGACCACACAGCGAGGCTTCCTGCGTGGTAATCGCGATCTGTTTCAAAGTGTCGAGATCTTCTCTTTTCCCCTGGCCTTTGCTCATCCTGCGCAGAATCTCAACTGCGAGCCTCGTACCTTCACGACACGGTGTGCACTTACCACACGATTCATGTTCAAAGAACTCCATCGTGTTCAGGGCAACGTCGACAGGACAGACGTCCTCG
This window contains:
- the scpB gene encoding SMC-Scp complex subunit ScpB; its protein translation is MNLRAMVEALIFASRGMTLKRLSHLLKVKEEELSQVIDQIEKDYLGEEHGVELRKLGDVYKFYTKPEYAQFVVNATSLRTVKLTSNQLEIVAAIVLNGPLTIAAINEIRGKESSHLVRSLHKAGVLTRRRKAGKYLYDLSRSFRDMIAIENVLGHEAEHTITPSS